ATATATTTGAATGTATTGTTTGTTATTCACTAACATACGTTCAGAGTTTTCTAGTTCAACCTAGACTCATATTACAGAGGTCACAGTTTAGATTCTAGATCAAGATAGTGACATAAAGAGACACACAATTATTGAGACACAATTACTGTATGTGCAACTCTATTTTATGTAATGTATTGCATTCTAATACATGATAAAATACATGGTTTATAGTTGTAGTGGTAACCGATATCATTgaatgaaagagaatgattcGCCATTGACAGTCTGTATCAGATTTAAAATGTTATGTAAGTATGACGATGGctggaaaaataaatattactgCTCATATTATTAGACAGGGCATATGTTGCACTTGCTTTTATCCGTATTGATGTTAGCTTAATTATTGCCGGACCCAGTAAGAGGATGTGTAAGTGTAGGGTTGAAAGTTCAACAGtaacaaaacattaaaagacCTTTTATTGATTGAATAAAAACGGGATTCAACTCATTATTCCTGTATTTCTGTATACGGATATATATCTCTGTTCCCCAAAGCCTCCAAATTTTCAAGACGGCAACGTCTCATCGAAGACGGATAGCCGCAGCTATTTTGCTTGTTTACTCTGTTTATCACCACATCGAAAATGTAGATCAGGAACACTCCAAAACTGGTtacgtttatcgtgcatatctcgatgTTTCCCACAGATTATTACGGCTGCTATTTTACGGTAGACGTCACCAGGATGGAGCGATGAGCATAGCTGTATGATAAAATCACTGGAAAAACATAACCAACCAGATTTTTTAGCGTTTTTGTCTTCTTCCAGTTCACTCGTTTTTTGTCAGGGCTTGTTTGATTCTCATAGGTCTGATGTATGGACTGCATATTGTAGCACAGGGCACAGCAGTACGTCCCCTGGGGCAGGGGAGGGATGGGGAGGGTGCAatggtttactttatttgattttattagtaagattttgaactaaaattttactacGTATGTGACGGCTGTGGTATTGACTTAATTAATGCGCTGATACGTACAGCTGATTAGCCATTTGCAAATGTTtgcggagcaattacagtggtgtacacacaagttggagaggataTAGGGACTTGTAGGTAATatagaaagcagtcagacggagTGGAGtcgaaatttttatttgaaataccacagtcaaaatcaataaaattactGTAGTAATAAAAAAGCAGTCAGACGATTTGGAGTTGAATTCTttattgaaatatcacagtcaaaattaataaaatcaaataagtaaACCGTTACACAACTAACCAATACCTCCCTCCCTCACCCTAGTGGACTTACAGCTGTGCCCTGTGGTTGTAGCGAAAAATAGAATATTGCCAATTGTATCGTATATTTGTTTTCGTTTAAGTTGCCTATACATCTTGTTTTGTGTTCTATTTCTCCGACGATGATATGTATttcactctttcttttattgtCGGTATTGCACTTTTTACCAAATTGTGTGACTTTGTGCGTAAAATCGGCTCCCGTTTTGCATGTTCTAATGTATCTTAACGTTGCGCCTTCAATGAGGTCCTTCAATGTTGCAGTGAGGTGGCATGAGTTTCTGTGTACGAACTGGCTGaaatgtgtctgttggttttgtgagTGTGTTCTGATgtcgagaatgttctctttgttgtatcgatGGCCTTTATTGCACAcctctgtttgtttgtattagCGTGCTGACAGTGAAATATTTTGTACATGCTACCGTTTGCCTTTTCTTCAAGTTGATAACCAGAGCAAACCTTGCTCCCAGAAAGTCTTCCACCTATTTCATTGTTCGCGATGCCGGTATCAATGataatatgtgttttgtactTCAAATATGGCTAATCCCGGTCCCCAATTAAAATGTCCCACTGAGTCGGCTTATAATTTCCTTTCATGTATGGCGCATTCCTCTTATGTAAATTGATATACCGGTTTACAAATTAGTGACGCATGATCAGTGTGTGTATTTAATTTTACAACTGGCGAAATTTGTGATGATATATTTGGATGTATCATTCGTTATTCACTAACATACGTTCAGAATTTTCTAGTTCAACTAAGACTCATTACAGAGCTCAAAGATTAGATTCTGGATCCAGATAGTGACATAAAGATACACACAATTATTGAGACACAGATACTGTATGTCCAACTCTATTTTATGTTTCATTCAAATGCATGATAAAGTACACGATTCATAGTTGTAGTGGTAACCGATATCATTgaatgaaagagaatgattcGCCATTGACAGCCTGTATCAGATTTTAAATGTTATGTAAGTATGACGATGGccggaaaaataaatattactgCTCATTATTAGACAGGGCATATAATGCACTTGCTTGTATCCGTAATGATGTTAGCTTAGTATTGCCGGACCCAGTGTAAGGATGTGTAAATGAAGGGTTGAAAGTTCAACAGTGtaacaaaaaattacaagaaatttaattgaATTACCACTGGATAAGATAAGACTCAATTTATTATTCCAGTATTTCTCAACCCGAAATATCCTTGTTCCTCAAAGCctccaaagttttatgttcgcAAAATCGCATCGTAGACGAagtgtggcagccattttacttgtttactttgtttaccaCCAAATCGCAAACGTAGATCAGGAACTCTTCAAACCTGgtgacgtttatcgtgcatataTCGAAGTTTACCACAGATTGTCAccgctgatattttacggtagaAGTCACCAGTACGAGCGATATGGGCATGGATGTATGTCAAAATTACTGTCATAACCATAACAAAAAATTAGATTATAGTTTTCCCAGAGGTAACACAGTTCCAACACAACAGTGTCACAGATTGGTTTCTTTTGCGAATTTGAGATATCTTCTTTGTTGGAGTACATTGAAGTGTTAGGGATGATGTTACACTTGTTATTGAGATAATGGGTATCACACTTACGCATTAGATGTATTGTGTTGCATCTGATATTCAGTGTCGGCTGAATGAACACTGAATTCAAGCAGCTCTTATTGTTTAGATACATGCAGTTGTGGACACATTAGCTAATAAATTTGTGATGCATGGCCAACTTTTGCGTGAGTTTCTAATAAAGTGTAAACAATAATTGAGTTTATGGCGATTTATATCGGTTGCATGTGCTCTAGTAACCTCGTCGCCCCTCTAGAAACTTTGAAGCTttcacaatgacagttttcggagtttcaggtaCAGATCACAACTTAAATACAAATAGAAAGGGCATGTAAAGGATATAAACgtatataaataaagtaataCTATATCCATACAGTTGAATTTAAGCTAATCAGATAAAGCACATTACAATTAGGCCTGAGCAATAAAGGCGGTTGTAACTCTACtaccaatatacatgtacatatttcttgtactttaaGTGGTTTCCTCTGTAGTTAAAACATGCGAATACGAGTAGagttgattttaaaattgagtGAGTGCCATTGCATGGAAATTCAAGGCCTGAGACTGAGCAGTGTAAACAGGCACACAGTAACTGCACTACGTCACACGCGTATCTAGGGTATGGCAGCGGCAGtgcaacaaatgacaaacaatcaTGATGACAACCCTGGTACAGCGAGGCGCTTTCAATTTATTCCACATAGGTAAGTTCTATAATATCATTATGCAATGTGGACGATGCTTTTAAATAACTTTCGTGCATTCATTTAATTTGTGCTAACCCGAAAATTTTCCTTGTAATCTGACCGCCCTTTGTTTCCGCATCTATACTAGTCCAGGAGCTCGTTTCAGAATCAGGACGCCATATTGATACTAACAATTCATATAGGGCCAGGTGACTTACCAGTATTTACTGACATGCCTGTGAAGGTGCGTAACGAGAAAACAGATATTCACATATACAAAATGCCACCTAAAACATAAACTGGGATTCATTTTATATCTAACATTGACAGTATGCAATGCATATGAGCTTATTCAGGTCAATTTAaacgtgtttttttttgtcaaaaagatACACCACACCACTAAAAGAGAAGCAGATGCATAGACCAGCGCTCTCTACTTTGAAAGGAGGCTGTATTGTCTCAACAGAGCTTTCACCACATGATATCTTGACCATCGAGCCACACATTACGTCAAATCTTAACAATTTAAGGGCGATGGTCGACGTACCATTTATTGGCTGCTTACTTTGTACGAATAAAGAGACAACCTAAGTGAACGCGTGTGAGTATGACTTGTTCCCGTACATAAAGATTACCGCAAAATGATGACTTTCTTCGGTGTGCTGTCATTTTATGATAGGAATAAAGGAATTCTGCACGAAACGTTAacattcattgattcattcaaTTCGTTAAGATGAAATCAGAGCCAAATTCAAATCAACGTGGTCGGTTAAGTCTCGTCCGTTACCATTCACCTGATGATGGCGCTAGCTCTTTATTCCTTCAGTATTATCCGGTATATTGGTGTGCTCCCTTCCAAAAGCGTTACcgatttgatttttcaaaacaaagagGGACCGAAAGAAACAAGAAAAGGAACACTTGGTCCTAAGTTCACAAACTTGGCGGATATCCTTAAGTTTGATCTTCGTATATTATTTTTCCCAATAGTCGACTAGTTATATGCGAACGAGCTCAAAATATCCGGTCATTCACGTACTCAaagtattcaaatgtttatattgctCTATGCAGTTTATTTGCAATAATTCTATGAAGGTAATATTTACAGTTGTAGTCAAGGTACAAGATACATATCACTTATTATGTAAGCGGAAACCGGTGAATCAATATTAAACAAACATGACATCCGCAATTCGATCAAATGGCAATTTACAGATTCGAGAAATTGaactacatatgcatgttaatggACGGAAAACATAATCTCTATCACGAGAATACAAATACTTTGTACTCGGGGGGGTTTATGAGGTTTACGCTACAACATCATTTGCATCATGAAGTCGACCGATTACATacttcatttttttattaattatgTATGATAAAATATCAATGTCTAAAGTTTACCAatttacagtataataataaagTCCGAAGACTTTTGATCTGTTTCTTGGTCTATTGGCATTGTGACGTGCAAAAAACAGTGGGGGACTTAAGCAACTCCACCTTCCGGTTCGACGCAAGTTTTTCGATCTTCATCGAGGATTAGACCTTCgtcacatgtacagtaatagcTGCCTTCGGTGTTAACACAGCCATTGGAACATTGGTGAGTGTCTCTCTTACACTCGTTGATGTCTGGAAGAAGAACAGTTAATTATCACttcaagaaattaaaataactgCTGTGAGTTACCGATTTGAGGAAACGTTCCAACCGCTTTTAAAAGACATCTATAGGTATAGGGcgaaagtaaaatacaattttcttctTTCCTGTGTTTTGATTCATCGTCGGCACTGATAGAAATATACTTGTTCCAACTTTGACAGTTCAAAGCTAACATTGTCTTGCACCGGAGATATGCTTGCTGTTGCTGCAGTGCCTCTGAAAAACTGAAACAACCTTGTCACTTTATCTTGTTTCATAACTTAAATTTGATGTCGAAATCGGTGCCATGGTCGGTCAACTTGGTATAGACAAGGCATTATATACCAAAGTCAAGTGATAGGACAACTACAACAAAACTACCTCGTAATGTGCGCAAACGAAAGCTCTTCCGAAAACAAACTTGATGGTGATTTTTCGAAAGAGTGTATGAAAAATTGAGATCACTAGTGCAAAGACTACAGGCACTAGGTGGGTCGACATCTTAGATTTTACCACTGATAACCTACAGGTCACCATGGCTTCACCGTTTTGGGTTTCATATAGCTTCGTCTAAACACAGGAGACAATGAATTACAACTTAGGAGATGGACGTAACATACTCGTTCGTAACCTGTTTTCAACGTGTGATATTTCTTAAACAAGGTTCGCTCTCTCTTTACTTGACACTTAATTACAACTCGAACTCATCATTTCACACATTTCTGAAATCTACCCGTAAACAATGCCTGATATACAATTTTTTGGCTGTGTAGGAAGATTACTGTGTCTTTACATCACACCAGATACCATCATGGtgcttttttgcaattttatataTATGACACCCAACTGACGATCGTCAAGCACATGAAACAGGCTGTAGAGTAACagtggcatatatatatatatatttatatatacatatatatatatatatatatatataatatatatatatattacacactttagtcaatataaatatatatatatatatatatatatatatatatatatatatatatatatatatatatatatatatatatatatatatatatatatagactttAGTCGGTGTAATAAACTCACAAcgcatgactttcttacattgaccgaaatatatatttgagtTCAACATAAACTGCAGGCTCCCTACTTTTACACCATCTTTAGTCACCGTCATTTGGATAAACTGAATAATAAAATTGAACACGGCtaaaaaagtggcattttgCATCCACTGACGACTTGCGTATATAGCTGATGAAAGTGCCACGCTCATACTGTTCGACAATACATGTAGTCCAGAATAGGGCAAGAAGATAACCACCAATAGTAAGGTGGCAAACATTTCTTTGGTGACTTACCACGGCAGGTTCTACCGTTATTCAGTAGTGCATATCCCGGATTGCAGCTGCACACGGCTTCGTTGCTGACTGTTTCACATCGATGGTCACATGTCTGGGAGGTCCCTGTACAGGCATCTATACCTTAGGAGGATAAAAATTGTCGTGAGCGGCAGATGAATATACGAGAAGTACAGATAAGCTATTGACACTCTCGAATTAAGTTGGAAACGTCTGCTTGCTTTTGGTAACATAGATAAGTTGTTTTCCATGACAGAACATTTCAAGACACTGAAAGATTGTAAAGTTTTCTTTCGTACTTTGCAACTAATTTCAGGGACCACGTTACGGAAGTAAAGTAATATCGACCACACATTCAAGTTTTTAGGGCATTAAATAGAGGGGAAATTGTAAGCGAGTTTTCGTAAACTGTATCGTCATCTGCATGAGTAAGTGAAGTACTGTACGTCTTACAACAGAAAAAGCCGAGAATCGATACTGACATGTTGATGACGTACACTCAGAAAACAATGTTAGCAGGTGTCCTGTGAGGACAAAGGTGAGACTGGAGATTTAATGATATTGGATGAAAGTTTGTCACACAGCTTACTTGAGCACGTCCGGCCGTTTTCGTCCAAGTGATATGGGTTGTTACAGTAACACTCAAAGCTTCCAGGAAGGTTTCTACAACCATGTTCACAGTCACCATTGTCGACAGCACATTCGTCGATATCTGCCAGGAGTTAAGCGAAAGCAAAAAGAATTTGTACATCGCCTTCCACACGAAATACAGAAAGTAAGTTTCTCAAAAGCGTCACCTGTTTTGTAGTAAActacaaaaatgattttaaagGACAAAGAAGTTCCTTCGTGTTCTTTGAGTGCCTCGATATCACTTTGTTGATCGTTGGTCTATTTATGGTGTAAGCGCAATAACGGAACACAAGAACTTCAATAACAGTCCTCGGAGCAATTTAAAGTTCCTGAAGTTTTGAGATTGAACGTTTGGTTACAACGCCGTAAGTAGAATAGGGTCAAAATATGCATCAGTAATTTATGTTCGTCATACAGTAACTCTACCTGTACAGGTAACTCCATCATCGTCTGATTCGTATCCGGGATGACAGGAACAGTTAAAGCCGCCCTCAGTGTTGGTACAGGTATGGTCACACCCACCATTCTCAGTCTCACATTCGTCTAGATCTGCCAATGCAAGGTACAAGTATGTTGTAAAAAGTTCTCAAAATGTCTCCGTATATTGATCATGCCGCCGGAGTACCCTTAATGATACACACGAAAATGAATATAACAACACGGTAAATGTTCCAAGCCGTCATGACATTTATATCCTACAGTTATGGCGGTGCTCATTGGGATAATGATTATATTGTACGGACGTACTTGATATTTCTCCCACCTAAAAACCTGGCAACTGTTCACATATTTAAATGCATACCTTCGCATGTAGTTGTTCTTGCATCAAAACTGTAGCCGCCGTTGCAGAGACACGCAAAACTTCCTATGGTGTTGACACAATAATTGCATCCATTACTGATGCATTCGTCAACGTctgtaaaaacaaaatacattttacaaatacatttttcCTCGACCTTCCTAATTGCACAAGGTAACTGAAATTTTCTCCAAGATGAATTTTAAACCTATCACAAGAAAATATCCATTGATCACGTTTTCATTTTCACTTACCTTGTTTAACTATTTAAAGTTAACGTGATAGATTTCTTGCCGTAAATTTGATTCCGCGAAGAATTTTCTCCTCGGGACATTTAACACTTTTAGTAATAGTCCAGGATTACAAAGAACCTCTCAAAATTATCTTTTGAAACGTCAACAAGTTAAAACCTCAGCATTAACAAAAAACTCTTTCTAACATTTCCAACTGCAACAAAACATTTCTAAAGCGAATCATCCAAGGTGACTTCTCTCCTGTCCTGAGTGCGTATGAATTACCTTGACAAGTGTGGTTGTCAGCAGACAGTTCATAACCGTCAACACAGGAACATTTGTagcttccaatcgtgtttgtacAAATCTGTGTACAGCCATCAGTTCCTTCATCACACTCACTGATATCTGAGAGTAAACACAGAAATTACAACACGTTCAATGATATTTTCCCCTGTGGATGTTTCCACTCAGCACACATCATTTCTGTTCATAATTAATCGTAATAGACATTATTTGCGATAACTATGAACATGAAGACACAAGTCACCGATGATAATTGTGTAAACGTTGTAAATGTGAAATGATACCCATGCAGAGAAACGCGTAAACGTTCCCCAACATTAACCCTttaagcgccaaagtctatttgtcacctttagaaaatatactcctgtcaattttttttcagatttttgtcaaaattttgataatataccgcagccaatgaaatttgatgtccatttgctccaaaattatcaaaagttacagaaaaaatcattaaaaattggtaaaaatgttgcactaatatTTTGGTTGTAATAATTATAGCacgcaaagggttaataaactATGAAATGACTGCCGCGTATGTTACCGTAATATCCGTCATACTTTTGCAATGTGACAGTAACTGGACCCATGTTGCAATAGACATTATGGAAAGGACAAGAGTTACCTCTGCACTGTTTGATTTGACACGGATCAACTCTATAGCCATCGTAGCAAGCGCATTCCCAGGTTCCTGGTTTGTTGATGCACACTTGTTCACAACCAGCTGTGCCTTCTTCGCATTCGTCGATGTCTGGGCATTAGAAAAGTAATTGAGTGAATGGCCTTGAGTTGCGGTTCATCTTATTCATTTACATCTGGCATCTTTGTGAGAGATACGTGtattgacatgtattgacaCTACACATGCAATATTATGGATGAGaaagagagcgagagagagaaacagacagacagacagacagacagacagacagacagacagacagacaggcgggcaggcagacagacaggcaggcagacagacagacggcagacagacagacagacagagacagagacagagacagacagacaggcagacagacagacagacgtagACGGGAAGATATGGCTGATGCGACGTACAGGCAGGTAGGATACTGGGTCTGGGAGAAAAGGGCAGGAGATCTTACATACATAATGTTTAACGCTATCGTTTTGCGACAGCTGTATTTTACGAGCAACTCAGGCTCAGCGGAGAGCCAGTCTCGAATAATAAAAAGGATTGATTTATATTAATTGCTGCGTTATTAATCTTCATCGAAGTCTCACCGACACAGTCGAGGCCATTTTCATGAAGGAGGTAGCCGCACACGCATGAACACTGGAAACTTCCGATGGAATTGGTACATTCTTGTTCACAACCACCATTTTCAGTAGCACACTCGTCGatatctatggagaaaaaaattctgcaataatTTGCGTAGTGGACAATACTAtggaaataacgggcgacgcgctgccattaacgtttatttgtgggcaagggcgagaggaaaaccaaaaattaacctcgcccgttaatttggctttcctctcgcccgcgcccacaaataaacgttaatggtcagagcggagtctgcaatttccattatattatcagcaaacccgagaaaaccgtcaaaatttgcgaaaatttccggagc
This DNA window, taken from Ptychodera flava strain L36383 chromosome 4, AS_Pfla_20210202, whole genome shotgun sequence, encodes the following:
- the LOC139130947 gene encoding matrilin-2-like isoform X2 produces the protein MKKKTQLLIGILVLILLFELSSVDGIFRRRRRRRPSRVPCSVSGWSQWSTCTVPCGTSGTKTRTRSVISPARNGGGCYALSETTSCNKPGCNGRGQPLTSSCNCNPGWTGTCCQTDIDECQTDNGGCNQICTNTAGSYRCECIDGFALDSDGHTCLDIDECATNNGGCEQICTNNEGSYNCSCNIGYQLTEDNHTCADIDECATENGGCEQECTNSIGSFQCSCVCGYLLHENGLDCVDIDECEEGTAGCEQVCINKPGTWECACYDGYRVDPCQIKQCRDISECDEGTDGCTQICTNTIGSYKCSCVDGYELSADNHTCQDVDECISNGCNYCVNTIGSFACLCNGGYSFDARTTTCEDLDECETENGGCDHTCTNTEGGFNCSCHPGYESDDDGVTCTDIDECAVDNGDCEHGCRNLPGSFECYCNNPYHLDENGRTCSSIDACTGTSQTCDHRCETVSNEAVCSCNPGYALLNNGRTCRDINECKRDTHQCSNGCVNTEGSYYCTCDEGLILDEDRKTCVEPEGGVA
- the LOC139130947 gene encoding matrilin-2-like isoform X1 codes for the protein MAKHPSRLPLLDVHRYNIFTTRQLILDLSDGRSRKSQFIRSQYKTATYTSEDMKKKTQLLIGILVLILLFELSSVDGIFRRRRRRRPSRVPCSVSGWSQWSTCTVPCGTSGTKTRTRSVISPARNGGGCYALSETTSCNKPGCNGRGQPLTSSCNCNPGWTGTCCQTDIDECQTDNGGCNQICTNTAGSYRCECIDGFALDSDGHTCLDIDECATNNGGCEQICTNNEGSYNCSCNIGYQLTEDNHTCADIDECATENGGCEQECTNSIGSFQCSCVCGYLLHENGLDCVDIDECEEGTAGCEQVCINKPGTWECACYDGYRVDPCQIKQCRDISECDEGTDGCTQICTNTIGSYKCSCVDGYELSADNHTCQDVDECISNGCNYCVNTIGSFACLCNGGYSFDARTTTCEDLDECETENGGCDHTCTNTEGGFNCSCHPGYESDDDGVTCTDIDECAVDNGDCEHGCRNLPGSFECYCNNPYHLDENGRTCSSIDACTGTSQTCDHRCETVSNEAVCSCNPGYALLNNGRTCRDINECKRDTHQCSNGCVNTEGSYYCTCDEGLILDEDRKTCVEPEGGVA